The Phoenix dactylifera cultivar Barhee BC4 chromosome 12, palm_55x_up_171113_PBpolish2nd_filt_p, whole genome shotgun sequence genome has a window encoding:
- the LOC103695785 gene encoding transcription factor MYB97-like isoform X1, giving the protein MTRSDGGGSRDGGLKKGPWTAVEDAILMEYVRKHGEGSWNTVQKNTELARCGKSCRLRWANHLRPNLKKGAFSPDEELLILRLHAQLGNKWARMAAHLPGRTDNEIKNYWNTRIKRRQRAGLPLYPSDIQRELALKRQRLHRNHPPSTNPLAPILTNNTTITHFSSPPSSLLDPTGCLSTPTSTTFNVPLPPPGHHLPFPSRSMFHPQQPQQQQMEFNFGTFGLNSLPLPPPVFPNKMELPSTQTFTELPFSGGLLDTLLQEVQAGGDLQSNGLLPELVSCDQDVKWNHLCVGCASGEGSGCKGVTSPQDGLMESDAKWADWNWSIGNPMKKEPTENDTSPVEEGVCQLLNMIPTVNGAATTPVSEWYKRDSGEISNGQSSVITVEDGGLEMQQLVLPLPNPPEGQDLSIRSYPWNNMPGMC; this is encoded by the exons ATGACGAGGAGCGACGGCGGAGGAAGCAGGGATGGGGGTCTGAAGAAGGGACCGTGGACGGCGGTGGAAGACGCGATCCTGATGGAGTACGTGCGGAAGCACGGAGAGGGCAGCTGGAACACCGTCCAGAAAAACACCGAGCTGGCCCGCTGTGGGAAGAGCTGTCGTCTCCGCTGGGCTAACCACCTCCGCCCCAACCTCAAGAAGGGCGCCTTCTCCCCCGACGAGGAGCTCCTCATCCTCCGCCTCCACGCCCAGCTAGGCAACAAATGGGCCCGCATGGCCGCCCAC TTGCCGGGAAGGACCGATAATGAGATCAAGAACTACTGGAACACGAGGATCAAACGGCGGCAGCGCGCCGGTCTCCCATTGTACCCTTCAGATATCCAGCGCGAGTTGGCCCTCAAACGGCAACGCCTCCACCGCAACCACCCACCCTCCACCAACCCCCTCGCTCCTATACTCACTAACAACACCACGATTACCCATTTCTCGAGCCCCCCTTCTTCACTATTGGATCCCACTGGCTGCCTCTCGACGCCAACCTCGACAACCTTTAATGTACCGTTGCCACCTCCAGGCCACCACCTTCCCTTCCCCTCACGTAGTATGTTTCATCCTCAGCAGCCGCAGCAGCAACAGATGGAATTTAATTTTGGAACTTTTGGCTTGAACTCACTTCCCCTGCCACCCCCGGTTTTCCCTAACAAGATGGAGCTCCCTTCGACCCAAACGTTCACAGAGCTGCCTTTCAGTGGCGGCCTTCTGGATACCCTGTTGCAGGAGGTGCAAGCTGGTGGGGATTTGCAGAGCAATGGGTTGCTGCCAGAACTGGTTTCCTGTGATCAGGACGTGAAATGGAACCACCTTTGTGTTGGTTGTGCTAGTGGTGAAGGCAGTGGCTGCAAAGGAGTTACTTCGCCACAGGATGGACTGATGGAGTCTGATGCCAAGTGGGCTGATTGGAATTGGTCGATTG GAAATCCGATGAAGAAAGAACCAACAGAAAATGATACCAGCCCCGTGGAAGAGGGCGTATGTCAACTTCTCAATATGATCCCAACTGTGAACGGAGCAGCAACAACACCAGTCTCTGAATGGTATAAAAGAGATAGTGGAGAGATCTCAAATGGGCAGTCATCAGTTATTACTGTAGAAGACGGTGGGCTCGAGATGCAGCAACTGGTTTTGCCGCTTCCAAATCCCCCAGAGGGCCAAGATTTGAGCATCAGGTCCTACCCTTGGAACAACATGCCAGGGATGTGCTGA
- the LOC103695785 gene encoding transcription factor MYB101-like isoform X2, which produces MTRSDGGGSRDGGLKKGPWTAVEDAILMEYVRKHGEGSWNTVQKNTELARCGKSCRLRWANHLRPNLKKGAFSPDEELLILRLHAQLGNKWARMAAHLPGRTDNEIKNYWNTRIKRRQRAGLPLYPSDIQRELALKRQRLHRNHPPSTNPLAPILTNNTTITHFSSPPSSLLDPTGCLSTPTSTTFNVPLPPPGHHLPFPSRSMFHPQQPQQQQMEFNFGTFGLNSLPLPPPVFPNKMELPSTQTFTELPFSGGLLDTLLQEVQAGGDLQSNGLLPELVSCDQDVKWNHLCVGCASGEGSGCKGVTSPQDGLMESDAKWADWNWSIGQEIR; this is translated from the exons ATGACGAGGAGCGACGGCGGAGGAAGCAGGGATGGGGGTCTGAAGAAGGGACCGTGGACGGCGGTGGAAGACGCGATCCTGATGGAGTACGTGCGGAAGCACGGAGAGGGCAGCTGGAACACCGTCCAGAAAAACACCGAGCTGGCCCGCTGTGGGAAGAGCTGTCGTCTCCGCTGGGCTAACCACCTCCGCCCCAACCTCAAGAAGGGCGCCTTCTCCCCCGACGAGGAGCTCCTCATCCTCCGCCTCCACGCCCAGCTAGGCAACAAATGGGCCCGCATGGCCGCCCAC TTGCCGGGAAGGACCGATAATGAGATCAAGAACTACTGGAACACGAGGATCAAACGGCGGCAGCGCGCCGGTCTCCCATTGTACCCTTCAGATATCCAGCGCGAGTTGGCCCTCAAACGGCAACGCCTCCACCGCAACCACCCACCCTCCACCAACCCCCTCGCTCCTATACTCACTAACAACACCACGATTACCCATTTCTCGAGCCCCCCTTCTTCACTATTGGATCCCACTGGCTGCCTCTCGACGCCAACCTCGACAACCTTTAATGTACCGTTGCCACCTCCAGGCCACCACCTTCCCTTCCCCTCACGTAGTATGTTTCATCCTCAGCAGCCGCAGCAGCAACAGATGGAATTTAATTTTGGAACTTTTGGCTTGAACTCACTTCCCCTGCCACCCCCGGTTTTCCCTAACAAGATGGAGCTCCCTTCGACCCAAACGTTCACAGAGCTGCCTTTCAGTGGCGGCCTTCTGGATACCCTGTTGCAGGAGGTGCAAGCTGGTGGGGATTTGCAGAGCAATGGGTTGCTGCCAGAACTGGTTTCCTGTGATCAGGACGTGAAATGGAACCACCTTTGTGTTGGTTGTGCTAGTGGTGAAGGCAGTGGCTGCAAAGGAGTTACTTCGCCACAGGATGGACTGATGGAGTCTGATGCCAAGTGGGCTGATTGGAATTGGTCGATTG GGCAGGAAATCCGATGA